Proteins encoded within one genomic window of Arachis ipaensis cultivar K30076 chromosome B08, Araip1.1, whole genome shotgun sequence:
- the LOC110265442 gene encoding uncharacterized protein LOC110265442, translated as MKPTNGRKIVLRFNSALQPVGDEAGLLSGVMELLGSDYTKFPICEKDWRKIRTKDKVYNECVKEMFHFKEDSRGIIKRIIFKMLGRAWKETRNRLYHHCYDSKLSLDENIENCPNRITADHWRWFLDYHNSEETQVI; from the exons ATGAAGCCAACTAACGGAAGAAAGATCGTACTCAGGTTTAACAGTGCACTGCAACCAGTTGGGGATGAAGCAGGTCTACTGAGCGGCGTTATGGAACTGCTAGGATCTGACTACACCAAATTCCCAATCTGTGAGAAGGATTGGAGAAAGATTCGCACCAAGGACAAGGTCTATAATGAATGTGTAAAG GAAATGTTCCATTTTAAAGAAGATAGTAGAGGAATTATCAAGCGTATAATATTCAAAATGCTAGGAAGGGCTTGGAAGGAAACGAGGAACAGATTATACCATCACTGCTATGACTCAAAACTTTCACTTGATGAAAATATTGAAAACTGCCCAAATAGAATTACCGCGGACCATTGGAGATGGTTTCTCGATTATCACAATAGTGAAGAGACACAGGTAATATAG
- the LOC107612450 gene encoding olee1-like protein has protein sequence MAKSFAVAVLLVAFCFSSSALARLVPEDDTFTVEGKVYCDPCRFEFETRLSHPLSNIKVTLECKKIGDEKNITYLVEGQTDKNGFYSLPVKGDHQEEFCEVKTEKSTHAKCKEPMKKMDVDRIALTKNNGVSSSIRFINPLGFMTRNIDARCVSVAQELGMLVSLNDQHDN, from the exons atggcaaAGAGCTTTGCAGTGGCTGTCCTCCTTGTTGCATTTTGCTTCTCATCATCTGCATTGGCTCGTTTGGTTCCTGAAGATGATACCTTCACAGTTGAAGGAAAGGTGTATTGCGATCCTTGTCGTTTCGAATTCGAGACCAGACTTAGCCACCCTCTGTCAA ACATTAAGGTGACATTGGAGTGCAAGAAAATTGGTGACGAGAAGAACATTACATACTTGGTTGAGGGTCAAACTGACAAGAACGGATTCTACAGCCTGCCAGTGAAGGGTGACCACCAAGAAGAGTTCTGCGAGGTGAAGACAGAGAAGAGCACCCATGCCAAGTGCAAGGAGCCAATGAAGAAGATGGATGTTGACAGAATTGCCCTCACCAAGAACAATGGAGTCAGCTCCTCAATCCGCTTTATCAATCCCCTTGGATTCATGACCCGCAACATTGACGCTAGATGCGTCAGCGTTGCTCAAGAGTTGGGCATGTTGGTATCCTTGAACGACCAACACGACAACTAA